A stretch of the Archangium violaceum genome encodes the following:
- a CDS encoding DUF2087 domain-containing protein: MSRLSLPYAVADISALARSLRDQLGKLGHMPGHVELLNMLARSAGYANYQHLRAQLEAQSRLAAPRAPTPAPDHERIEKVARHFDDSGRLLRWPARANQQELCLWVLWSRIPSGKVFTEQQINELLKHWHLFGDHALLRRSLFDFRLVARTTDGRQYRRIEQKPPAELSPLIEHLNARTAT, encoded by the coding sequence ATGTCCAGACTCAGCCTTCCCTATGCGGTAGCCGACATCTCGGCGCTGGCCCGCTCGCTGCGTGACCAGCTCGGAAAACTCGGCCACATGCCGGGGCATGTCGAACTGCTCAACATGCTGGCCCGCTCGGCCGGCTATGCCAACTACCAGCATCTCCGCGCCCAGTTGGAGGCGCAGTCGCGTCTCGCGGCGCCGCGGGCTCCCACACCGGCGCCCGATCACGAGCGCATCGAGAAGGTGGCGCGCCACTTCGATGATTCGGGGCGCCTGCTGCGCTGGCCAGCCAGGGCCAATCAGCAGGAGCTCTGCCTCTGGGTATTGTGGTCGCGGATCCCAAGCGGCAAGGTGTTCACCGAGCAGCAGATCAACGAGCTCCTGAAGCACTGGCATCTGTTCGGCGATCACGCCCTGCTGCGCCGGTCGCTGTTCGACTTCCGGCTGGTGGCCCGCACCACCGACGGCCGGCAGTATCGTCGCATCGAGCAGAAGCCGCCGGCGGAGCTCTCGCCGTTGATTGAGCACCTCAACGCGCGTACCGCCACCTGA
- a CDS encoding dienelactone hydrolase family protein, which translates to MERLTGARHGYAVEGRAAYDKDASEKHWERLLDLFGRTPRGSRTAPPGSG; encoded by the coding sequence ATGGAGCGCCTCACGGGCGCGCGCCATGGCTACGCGGTGGAGGGCAGGGCCGCGTACGACAAGGACGCCTCCGAGAAGCACTGGGAGCGACTGCTGGATTTGTTCGGCCGGACGCCGCGGGGCTCGAGGACCGCTCCACCCGGAAGCGGGTGA
- a CDS encoding (2Fe-2S)-binding protein — MSVTIQVNGKTHKVNADGDTPLLWVLRDLLDMKGTKFGCGMAVCGACTVHLDGKPTRACVTPLSAVGKAKITTIEAIGQTAIGKKVQEAWLQVDVLQCGYCQAGQIMAATALLQSVPKPTDADIDAAMSGNLCRCATYPRIRAAIKQAAGLPTTDSREG; from the coding sequence ATGTCAGTGACGATCCAGGTCAACGGCAAAACCCACAAGGTGAATGCCGATGGCGACACTCCCTTGCTGTGGGTCCTGCGTGATCTGCTGGACATGAAGGGCACCAAGTTCGGCTGTGGCATGGCCGTCTGCGGGGCTTGCACGGTGCATCTGGATGGCAAGCCGACGCGGGCCTGCGTCACGCCGCTGTCCGCCGTCGGCAAGGCCAAGATCACCACGATCGAGGCGATCGGACAGACCGCCATCGGCAAGAAGGTCCAGGAGGCGTGGCTCCAGGTCGACGTGCTCCAGTGCGGCTATTGTCAGGCCGGCCAGATCATGGCGGCGACCGCGCTGTTGCAGTCGGTGCCGAAGCCGACCGACGCCGACATCGATGCGGCGATGTCCGGCAATCTCTGCCGCTGCGCGACCTATCCGCGAATCCGCGCGGCGATCAAACAGGCAGCCGGGCTGCCGACCACCGACTCGCGGGAGGGCTGA